From a single Desulfobulbaceae bacterium DB1 genomic region:
- a CDS encoding type VI secretion system-associated protein, whose product MTGKSETAEVHWHEGMFLLPHHYQASGRSRHMLECEMATTLTPYWWGIGDLQINSAALAGFRIKIDRAVFRLKDGTWINVPDNGHAAEKSFADQKDQLDTGLPVWFGIRRPEPHRPLVHELGEEEKGVARTFVLKENTLADENNGQNEQTILSRLWNVQIFFGPHPGDQFEAMQIGEMEWSSSKLPVFKAAHIPPLLHITASSHLRERTKNVVVKLSNQANFLQGEMSAKRISLTGDPLRILANLSRLQISASYGLLMQQLLNAEHIHPFHLYLELVRLAGELVALYPDTRLTIPPYDHDNLTFVMETVLKLVEQMIEGGVVVDYIHRRFEIEGDQRVCRIDKEWLEPAQGTRVKTYLCIVTDMTESQVDAMLSDYRVKIAPPSRMEELIISRTRGLSCQRLRRIPSGLPDKSGLHYYQVDISRTSEFWLDLCRDLYLVIYGIPVDATSDISLYVHIEQGEK is encoded by the coding sequence GTGACAGGAAAAAGCGAAACAGCCGAGGTTCACTGGCATGAGGGGATGTTTCTCCTGCCCCACCATTACCAGGCCTCCGGCCGCAGCAGGCACATGCTGGAATGCGAAATGGCCACCACCCTCACCCCCTACTGGTGGGGCATCGGCGACCTGCAGATAAACAGCGCCGCCCTGGCCGGCTTCCGCATTAAGATCGATCGCGCCGTTTTCCGCCTCAAGGACGGCACCTGGATCAATGTGCCGGATAACGGACATGCCGCGGAAAAATCCTTTGCAGACCAGAAAGATCAGCTCGATACGGGTCTGCCCGTCTGGTTCGGCATCAGGCGGCCGGAGCCGCACCGCCCTCTGGTGCATGAACTGGGCGAGGAGGAAAAGGGCGTTGCCCGCACCTTTGTCCTGAAGGAAAACACCCTGGCCGACGAAAACAACGGCCAGAATGAGCAGACGATCCTGAGCCGCCTGTGGAACGTTCAGATTTTTTTCGGTCCCCATCCGGGGGACCAGTTCGAGGCCATGCAGATCGGCGAAATGGAATGGTCGTCCTCCAAGCTGCCCGTCTTCAAGGCGGCGCACATCCCGCCGCTGCTCCACATCACCGCCTCCTCCCATCTGCGGGAGCGCACCAAGAATGTGGTGGTCAAGCTGAGCAATCAGGCGAATTTTCTCCAAGGCGAAATGTCGGCCAAAAGAATCTCGCTGACCGGCGACCCGCTGCGCATACTGGCGAATCTTTCCCGCCTGCAGATTTCGGCAAGCTACGGCCTGCTCATGCAGCAGCTTCTCAATGCGGAACACATTCACCCCTTTCACCTGTACCTGGAGCTTGTCCGGCTGGCCGGAGAACTGGTCGCCCTCTACCCCGACACCCGGCTGACCATCCCCCCCTATGACCATGACAATCTCACCTTTGTCATGGAAACGGTGCTGAAGCTGGTTGAGCAGATGATCGAGGGCGGAGTGGTGGTCGACTACATCCACCGTCGTTTTGAAATCGAAGGCGACCAGCGTGTCTGCCGCATTGACAAGGAATGGCTCGAACCGGCCCAGGGCACCAGGGTCAAGACCTATCTCTGCATCGTCACCGATATGACGGAAAGCCAGGTCGATGCCATGCTGAGCGATTACCGGGTAAAAATTGCGCCGCCCTCCCGCATGGAGGAGCTGATCATTTCCCGAACCAGGGGCCTGTCCTGCCAGAGACTGCGCCGCATCCCCTCCGGTCTGCCGGACAAAAGCGGCCTGCACTACTATCAGGTGGACATATCGCGCACCTCGGAATTCTGGCTTGATCTCTGCCGGGACCTTTATCTCGTCATCTACGGCATCCCGGTTGACGCCACCTCGGACATCAGTCTTTACGTGCACATCGAGCAGGGAGAAAAATAA